Proteins found in one Pseudoxanthomonas sp. SL93 genomic segment:
- the ispH gene encoding 4-hydroxy-3-methylbut-2-enyl diphosphate reductase — translation MQVLLANPRGFCAGVDRAIEIVKRAIETLGAPIYVRHEVVHNRFVVDDLKQRGAVFVEELDEVPDGATVIFSAHGVSQAVRGEAARRGLKVFDATCPLVTKVHLEVARHCRAGRDVVLIGHAGHPEVEGTMGQWNAERGAGNIYLVEDIDNVGTLQVSQPDNLFYTTQTTLSVDDTVGIIQALQARFPQIQGPKNDDICYATQNRQDAVRDLAKQCDLVLVVGSPNSSNSNRLRELAERDGVESYLIDGAHEIDPAWVTGKQRIGVTAGASAPDVLIDGVLQRLRDLGAGTISELDGEPEDMVFALPKELRIQLVG, via the coding sequence ATGCAGGTCCTGCTCGCCAATCCCCGCGGTTTCTGTGCCGGTGTCGACCGCGCCATCGAAATCGTCAAGCGCGCCATCGAAACGCTGGGCGCGCCCATCTACGTGCGCCATGAAGTGGTGCACAACCGCTTCGTGGTGGATGACCTGAAGCAGCGCGGCGCGGTGTTCGTGGAAGAACTGGACGAAGTGCCCGACGGCGCCACCGTCATCTTCAGCGCGCATGGCGTGTCGCAGGCGGTGCGGGGCGAAGCCGCGCGCCGCGGGCTGAAGGTGTTCGACGCCACCTGCCCGCTGGTCACCAAGGTACACCTGGAAGTGGCGCGCCACTGCCGCGCCGGCCGCGACGTGGTGCTGATCGGCCACGCCGGCCATCCGGAAGTGGAAGGCACCATGGGGCAGTGGAACGCCGAACGCGGCGCCGGCAACATCTACCTGGTGGAAGACATCGACAACGTCGGCACGCTGCAGGTCAGCCAGCCCGACAACCTGTTCTACACCACCCAGACCACGCTGTCGGTGGACGACACGGTGGGCATCATCCAGGCGCTGCAGGCCCGCTTCCCGCAGATCCAGGGGCCCAAGAACGACGACATCTGCTACGCCACCCAGAACCGCCAGGACGCCGTGCGCGACCTGGCCAAGCAGTGCGACCTGGTGCTGGTGGTGGGCTCGCCCAACAGCTCCAATTCCAACCGCCTGCGCGAGCTGGCCGAGCGCGATGGCGTGGAGTCCTACCTCATCGACGGCGCCCACGAGATCGATCCGGCCTGGGTCACCGGCAAGCAGCGCATCGGCGTGACCGCCGGCGCCTCCGCCCCCGACGTGCTGATCGACGGCGTACTGCAGCGCCTGCGCGACCTGGGCGCCGGCACCATCAGCGAACTGGACGGCGAACCGGAAGACATGGTCTTCGCCCTGCCCAAGGAACTGCGCATCCAGCTGGTCGGCTGA